In the genome of Saccopteryx leptura isolate mSacLep1 chromosome 10, mSacLep1_pri_phased_curated, whole genome shotgun sequence, one region contains:
- the ABHD14B gene encoding putative protein-lysine deacylase ABHD14B isoform X2, which translates to MAGVEQREGTIQVQGQSLFFREVLPGGGQAARFPVLLLHGIRFSSETWQTLGTLQRLAQAGYRAVAIDLPGLGRSKEATAPAPVGELVPSGFLAAVISALDLDAPVVISPSLSGMYSLPFLTAPDSKLRGYVPVAPICTDKISAADYASVKTTAFIVYGDQDPLGHTGFEHLKQLPNHRVFVMKGAGHTCYLEKPDEWHAGLMDFLQGLA; encoded by the exons ATGGCGGGCGTGGAGCAGCGCGAGGGCACCATCCAGGTGCAGGGCCAGAGCCTCTTCTTCAGGGAGGTCCTGCCAGGCGGCGGGCAGGCTGCCCGATTCCCCGTGTTGCTGTTGCACGGGATCCGCTTCTCCTCCGAGACCTGGCAGACCCTGGGCACGCTGCAGAGGCTGGCCCAGGCCGGCTACCGGGCCGTGGCCATCGACCTGCCAG GCCTGGGGCGTTCCAAGGaagccacagcccctgcccctgtcgGGGAGCTGGTCCCCAGTGGCTTCCTGGCAGCTGTGATCAGTGCCTTGGACCTGGACGCCCCAGTTGTGATTAGCCCGTCGCTGAGCGGCATGTACTCCCTGCCCTTCCTCACGGCCCCTGACTCCAAGCTCCGAGGCTACGTGCCAGTGGCCCCCATCTGCACTGACAAAATCAGTGCTGCCGACTATGCCAGCGTGAAG aCCACAGCTTTTATTGTCTATGGAGACCAGGACCCCCTGGGTCACACTGGCTTTGAGCATCTGAAGCAGCTGCCCAACCACCGGGTGTTTGTCATGAAGGGGGCGGGGCACACTTGTTACCTTGAAAAACCTGATGAGTGGCATGCAGGGCTGATGGACTTCCTGCAGGGGTTAGCATGA